Proteins found in one Helicobacter sp. MIT 21-1697 genomic segment:
- a CDS encoding dynamin family protein, whose product MPILQHFFETFHRVQPPLPMEKIQDSMFNTLCPQTLSILLCANERNLALFMQCQSFIKILESLHISRIQSQIDSYTTNDDKTMVLSALLQDILTLQATLIEHNPHLFEELLPFFIRLNLAHIIDEHELDLFASLKNTFLTKKKTQKDTPKPQQSLKSLHNALSLIHTNLSPLLPQESLKNSLAHIIEKLENQHFSIGITGVLSAGKSTFLNALLSQEILGSSSVPETANLTILRYGEMAGARVHFWSKKQWADLCEQSAYDKSLKDFIEESQAHFGAQLDTFITQPHTTKEIQINELSIYTSANHTSKFCNLIQEVELFTPLSFLKNGVEIVDTPGLDDPITKREEITRAYIQRCDVLIHVMNASCAATQVDIDFILESLLEQNISRLLVVLTRIDLLTPQELKSSLEYTKSSLVAQLKKANYKGDMQSLMNRIDFIPLAGYAALLYRTKGDTSNLSLTLEQSGILEIESYLQKMLLGEDSLKAKDMLYLAYKATLKVAQDAEEIINLESSLLNASGEELEELIAQDKAHNEALMRELHELETHLNALHNELSEFLDSLQLFSANTLNKASTLIKDKVFNDIVYDYTRGAKPDTNALHKMIELGLKDCFADVGREYKYKLGKKIAQLKSAITLTDEVDSPPPHIHFQLKNAQINAITQELLSALPSLVRSFNTSSQNKLSNALDKLFADMFRSFGEIIQNKNKDITALFLAHFNEITQSMKNHIQMQIAYKQESLNAALAKRENGNTQALKESLSAQQKNLKNIIDELLQGLHNLQ is encoded by the coding sequence CAATCTTGCGCTATTTATGCAATGCCAAAGTTTTATAAAAATCTTAGAATCTTTGCATATATCACGCATACAATCCCAAATAGATTCTTATACTACAAATGATGACAAAACTATGGTTCTTAGCGCACTTTTACAAGATATTCTTACTCTTCAAGCCACTCTCATAGAGCATAACCCGCATTTATTTGAGGAGCTTTTACCCTTTTTTATTCGGCTTAATCTCGCACATATCATTGATGAGCACGAGCTTGATTTATTTGCTTCACTTAAGAATACTTTTTTAACCAAAAAGAAAACACAAAAAGATACTCCCAAACCTCAACAAAGCCTTAAATCACTGCATAATGCCCTTAGTCTAATCCATACCAATCTTTCACCTTTGCTTCCACAAGAGAGTCTTAAAAACTCGCTTGCACATATCATTGAAAAATTAGAGAATCAGCATTTTTCTATCGGCATTACAGGAGTGCTAAGTGCGGGGAAATCCACATTCTTAAACGCACTTTTATCTCAAGAAATTTTAGGGAGCTCAAGCGTGCCAGAAACTGCCAATCTTACCATTTTACGCTATGGAGAAATGGCGGGAGCAAGAGTGCATTTTTGGAGCAAAAAACAATGGGCTGATTTATGTGAGCAAAGCGCGTATGACAAAAGCCTTAAAGACTTTATAGAAGAAAGCCAAGCGCACTTTGGCGCACAATTAGACACATTTATTACCCAGCCTCATACAACAAAAGAGATTCAAATCAATGAGTTGAGTATCTATACTTCAGCTAACCACACAAGTAAATTCTGTAACCTTATCCAAGAAGTGGAGCTTTTCACACCATTGTCATTTTTGAAAAATGGTGTGGAGATTGTTGATACACCCGGACTTGATGACCCAATCACAAAACGCGAAGAAATCACTCGTGCTTATATTCAACGTTGCGATGTGCTTATTCACGTAATGAATGCGAGTTGTGCGGCAACGCAAGTGGATATTGATTTTATCTTGGAATCTTTACTTGAGCAAAATATCTCGCGTCTTCTTGTAGTGCTCACACGCATAGATTTACTTACACCACAAGAGCTTAAATCTTCACTTGAATATACTAAATCAAGCCTTGTTGCCCAGCTTAAAAAGGCAAACTATAAAGGAGATATGCAATCCCTGATGAATCGCATTGATTTTATCCCTCTTGCGGGATATGCAGCCCTGCTTTATCGCACTAAAGGTGATACAAGCAATCTTTCCCTCACTTTGGAACAAAGTGGTATCCTTGAGATAGAATCGTATTTGCAAAAAATGCTTCTTGGCGAGGATAGCCTTAAGGCAAAAGATATGCTTTATCTTGCTTATAAAGCCACGCTCAAAGTTGCCCAAGATGCAGAGGAAATTATTAATTTAGAATCTTCTCTGCTCAATGCGAGTGGCGAGGAACTAGAAGAGCTTATCGCCCAAGATAAGGCGCACAATGAGGCGCTTATGCGCGAACTTCACGAACTTGAAACACATCTTAATGCCCTCCATAATGAATTAAGTGAATTTCTTGATTCTCTTCAACTCTTTAGCGCAAATACCCTGAACAAAGCTTCAACGCTTATTAAGGATAAGGTATTCAATGATATTGTTTATGACTATACACGTGGCGCAAAACCCGATACAAACGCACTGCATAAAATGATAGAGCTAGGACTTAAAGATTGCTTTGCAGATGTGGGGCGAGAGTATAAATATAAATTAGGTAAAAAAATTGCCCAGCTTAAAAGTGCTATAACACTCACAGATGAAGTGGATTCTCCACCTCCACATATTCATTTTCAACTTAAAAATGCACAAATAAATGCGATTACTCAAGAATTACTCTCTGCACTTCCCTCTCTTGTGCGCTCTTTTAATACATCTAGCCAAAATAAACTTAGCAATGCGCTTGATAAACTTTTTGCAGATATGTTTCGTTCCTTTGGTGAGATTATTCAAAATAAAAACAAAGACATTACGGCTCTATTTTTAGCACATTTTAATGAGATTACCCAATCTATGAAAAATCATATTCAAATGCAAATTGCCTACAAGCAAGAAAGTCTCAACGCTGCTTTAGCCAAAAGAGAAAATGGAAATACCCAAGCTCTTAAAGAATCTCTTTCTGCACAGCAAAAAAATCTCAAAAATATTATAGATGAACTTTTGCAAGGTTTGCACAATCTGCAATAA
- the dnaA gene encoding chromosomal replication initiator protein DnaA, whose protein sequence is MHIDNILKKLKSKLSEFEYQFYISLMEYDESASRTDMKVFYVPNIFVANWIKSNHLESIIDAFEDESNNGVRPEIHIKVKEKKENVKSLKNNKNLTNFQQNILSLNPFYTFENFVVGKSNEYAYTMAKLVIKEQASAYNPVLLYGKSGLGKTHLLNAIGNDVKEKNKNVLYVTSEDFLNDYMDKIKRKTMDSFRDKYRKCDYLLIDDVQFFGGKEGIQEELLHTFNTLHNNKKQIVMTSDKPPKEIKGLEERLRTRFEWGAMAEITNPELETKIAIIKSKCEINRIVLENEVIDYIASNIYGNIRQIEGILSTINAHTNLSPESSSLKIAKNVLKNYQIEKLEGITLDNIIKVVSKELNIKPSEIVSKERNRKVTFARRAVIYLAHSLMLNSMNIIAKELGMKDHSSVSKALKAIKKDIAENSTTRNIIEDMKSKIQQSLDSV, encoded by the coding sequence TTGCATATTGATAATATATTAAAGAAACTTAAAAGTAAGCTATCCGAGTTTGAATATCAATTTTATATTTCGCTTATGGAATATGATGAAAGTGCCTCCAGAACAGATATGAAGGTTTTTTATGTGCCAAATATTTTTGTGGCAAATTGGATAAAAAGTAACCATCTAGAATCTATTATTGACGCATTTGAAGATGAAAGTAATAATGGTGTGCGCCCAGAAATTCACATAAAAGTCAAAGAAAAAAAAGAGAATGTGAAAAGTTTAAAAAACAATAAAAATTTGACAAACTTTCAACAAAATATACTTTCTTTGAATCCTTTTTACACTTTTGAAAATTTTGTTGTGGGTAAGTCTAATGAATATGCCTACACGATGGCAAAACTTGTTATTAAAGAACAAGCAAGTGCCTATAATCCTGTATTGCTCTATGGTAAATCCGGACTTGGGAAAACACATTTGCTCAATGCCATAGGCAATGATGTCAAAGAAAAAAATAAAAATGTGCTGTATGTAACTTCAGAGGATTTTTTGAATGACTATATGGATAAAATCAAGCGTAAAACAATGGATAGTTTTCGTGATAAATATCGCAAGTGCGATTATTTGCTTATTGATGATGTGCAGTTTTTTGGCGGTAAGGAGGGCATACAAGAAGAGTTGCTTCATACTTTTAATACCTTGCACAATAATAAAAAACAAATCGTAATGACAAGTGATAAGCCGCCAAAGGAAATTAAAGGGCTAGAGGAAAGGTTACGCACGCGTTTTGAATGGGGAGCTATGGCAGAAATTACTAATCCAGAGCTTGAAACCAAAATTGCCATTATTAAATCCAAATGTGAAATTAATCGCATCGTGCTTGAGAATGAAGTGATTGATTATATTGCTTCAAATATTTATGGCAATATTCGTCAGATTGAGGGGATTCTCTCTACTATTAATGCACATACTAACCTTTCTCCAGAAAGTAGCAGTCTCAAAATTGCCAAAAATGTGCTTAAAAACTATCAAATTGAAAAGCTTGAGGGTATTACGCTTGATAATATTATTAAAGTTGTGAGTAAAGAGCTTAATATCAAACCAAGCGAAATTGTCTCTAAAGAGCGCAATAGAAAGGTTACATTTGCACGCCGTGCAGTTATTTATCTTGCGCACTCTTTGATGCTCAATTCTATGAATATTATTGCCAAAGAGTTGGGTATGAAAGACCATAGTTCGGTCAGTAAGGCACTTAAAGCTATTAAAAAAGACATCGCTGAAAATTCTACAACTCGCAATATTATTGAGGATATGAAGAGTAAAATTCAGCAAAGTTTGGATAGCGTTTAA
- a CDS encoding MFS transporter codes for MSKDTSAQKQSLPDTFLFQVTLFATASMTVLGGTIIAPSLPHFEEHFAGVPHIDMLSRLVLTLPALFIMIFAPISGFLLDKYGRLRFLYPSIFLWSVSGACGFFLEASIYWILISRAIFGIATAFVMTAVSALIGDYYQGAKRERALGLQGFFMAGGGAVFLVLGGVLSDIDWRYPFLVYLSGFIILILAFIMLFEPKRNASKSDVKAVNFSFFKFAPIYLFSFYAMSMFYVMPTQIPHFITHNLNKSGNLIGISLAVSSLCTAILSLFYARLRARLSVFLLYFVSLSAIGGGFLLIGMFQSYEILIFALVLVGSGLGIILVNNSSWLLSVAGEYERAKAAGFLSASVFMGQFCSPFITQPLVRLGDIPFMLNVNGVILLVSAVIFLCWHFVKKR; via the coding sequence ATGTCCAAAGATACAAGCGCCCAAAAACAATCTCTTCCAGACACTTTTTTATTTCAAGTAACACTTTTTGCCACTGCCTCAATGACGGTGCTTGGAGGCACGATTATTGCACCCTCCTTACCTCATTTTGAAGAGCATTTTGCAGGTGTGCCTCACATTGATATGCTTTCGCGTTTAGTTTTGACGCTCCCTGCGTTATTTATTATGATTTTTGCGCCTATTAGTGGATTTTTGCTTGATAAGTATGGTAGGTTACGATTTTTATATCCGAGTATCTTTCTATGGAGCGTGAGTGGGGCGTGTGGATTTTTCTTAGAGGCAAGTATTTATTGGATTCTCATATCAAGGGCAATTTTTGGCATTGCCACAGCGTTTGTAATGACTGCTGTAAGTGCTCTTATCGGAGATTATTATCAAGGTGCAAAGAGGGAGAGAGCTTTAGGATTGCAAGGCTTTTTTATGGCAGGCGGAGGTGCTGTATTTCTTGTGTTGGGTGGAGTGTTGAGCGATATAGATTGGCGTTATCCCTTTTTGGTGTATCTTTCAGGTTTTATTATTTTGATTCTAGCCTTTATAATGCTTTTTGAGCCAAAACGCAATGCGTCCAAATCAGATGTCAAGGCGGTAAATTTTAGTTTTTTCAAATTTGCACCCATTTATCTTTTTTCATTTTATGCAATGAGTATGTTTTATGTAATGCCCACGCAGATTCCGCATTTTATCACGCATAATCTCAATAAAAGCGGGAATCTTATCGGTATAAGTTTGGCTGTAAGCTCTCTTTGCACAGCTATTTTATCGCTTTTTTATGCAAGACTTCGCGCAAGATTGAGTGTGTTTCTTTTGTATTTTGTATCCCTAAGTGCTATTGGCGGAGGATTTTTACTCATTGGAATGTTTCAAAGCTATGAGATTCTTATTTTTGCTCTAGTGCTTGTGGGTTCGGGGCTAGGGATTATTCTCGTCAATAATAGCTCGTGGTTACTAAGCGTAGCAGGCGAATATGAGCGTGCAAAGGCAGCAGGATTCTTGTCTGCAAGTGTATTTATGGGGCAATTTTGCTCACCTTTTATCACGCAGCCACTTGTACGTTTAGGCGACATACCTTTTATGCTCAATGTTAATGGTGTGATTTTGCTTGTAAGCGCGGTAATTTTTCTTTGTTGGCATTTTGTGAAAAAACGATAG
- a CDS encoding dynamin family protein, translating to MEQTNENLLEDFINEYISAKNQLLQGGNPLYALIDKTHYALSQIASLDSHASHTLQSLTQSIQEPMKVAVIGQFSSGKSTFLNALLGKNILPSGITPITAKICHIVYGQDYALEIHYKNGNTATKTLSYLNEANEVQNAKIAFYKLYAPLEILKKISFLDTPGFNSQNQSDTDTTNSVLESVDGIIWLTLIDNVGKHSEKEIIQSHIKRYASKSLCVLNQKDRLKNQDEINTSLEYAKRAFNGLFEEILAISAKNALLSYDAPQEQRGHMRADSQIDFVLDFLHTHIAPLAQESKKRTILTQLRILTLKYARLSFHAYLRFTKCEALLADSARHFTEQYPQSAFYTSFPTLFHTLESHLESLTQHIYNALERTPKDFMRVDKKFGIKTQNTQTKDITTLPRERLSLSLCNTDSTFARHFTKLGFDITATGEEFNALLNTHIGHLNESIIQWYEAFIPALQNSLLQKTLNEIMEAYDELVREHCEHLNAQLMLFAKIITLNYPLAVNLCLNTISLKIQEALEKYTKTPDTLPLFNPTLENIRDELNAGFHFGFLQENLLTQPLHKKALWHFEREQKALCVKQSAIIVTYKEQYIHHFKQLKSLLQILKNI from the coding sequence ATGGAACAAACAAATGAGAATCTGCTAGAGGATTTTATCAATGAATATATCAGTGCAAAAAATCAACTCTTGCAAGGTGGGAATCCCCTCTACGCACTTATTGACAAAACTCATTATGCGCTTAGTCAGATTGCTTCACTCGATTCTCACGCTTCACACACATTACAATCTCTCACTCAAAGCATACAAGAACCGATGAAGGTGGCTGTGATTGGGCAATTTAGTAGCGGAAAATCCACTTTTTTAAATGCACTTTTAGGCAAAAATATCCTGCCCAGCGGTATTACACCCATCACTGCCAAAATATGCCATATTGTCTATGGGCAAGATTATGCACTTGAAATACACTACAAAAATGGCAATACTGCCACAAAAACACTCTCATACCTCAACGAAGCAAATGAAGTCCAAAACGCCAAAATCGCCTTTTATAAACTTTATGCACCATTAGAGATTCTTAAAAAAATAAGCTTCCTTGATACACCCGGCTTTAACTCACAAAATCAAAGCGATACGGATACCACAAATAGCGTGTTAGAGAGTGTTGATGGCATCATTTGGCTTACTCTCATTGATAATGTCGGCAAGCACAGCGAAAAAGAAATTATCCAATCACATATCAAACGTTATGCAAGCAAAAGCCTCTGTGTGCTCAATCAAAAAGATAGGCTTAAAAACCAAGATGAAATTAACACAAGCCTTGAATATGCCAAAAGGGCATTCAATGGGCTTTTTGAGGAGATTCTAGCCATATCTGCTAAAAATGCTCTCCTCTCTTATGATGCTCCACAGGAGCAAAGAGGGCATATGAGGGCGGATTCTCAGATAGATTTTGTGCTTGATTTTCTCCATACACACATCGCCCCCTTAGCACAAGAATCCAAAAAACGCACGATTCTCACTCAACTTCGCATTCTTACGCTCAAGTATGCTCGTTTAAGCTTTCACGCATATTTGCGATTTACCAAATGCGAGGCACTCCTTGCAGATTCTGCTAGGCATTTTACAGAGCAATACCCTCAAAGTGCGTTTTACACATCATTTCCTACTCTTTTTCATACTCTAGAATCTCATCTTGAATCACTCACGCAACACATTTACAATGCCCTTGAGAGAACACCCAAAGATTTTATGCGCGTTGATAAAAAATTTGGCATAAAAACGCAAAATACGCAAACAAAAGATATTACCACGCTTCCTAGAGAACGATTAAGCCTAAGTCTATGCAATACAGATTCCACATTTGCAAGGCATTTTACTAAACTTGGCTTTGATATAACTGCGACAGGAGAGGAATTTAATGCTTTATTAAACACCCATATAGGGCATTTGAACGAAAGCATTATACAATGGTATGAGGCATTTATCCCTGCTTTGCAAAACTCGCTGCTGCAAAAAACACTCAATGAGATAATGGAAGCATACGATGAGCTTGTGCGCGAGCATTGTGAGCATCTCAACGCTCAACTAATGCTCTTTGCAAAAATCATCACGCTTAACTACCCACTGGCAGTAAATCTATGTCTCAATACCATAAGCCTAAAAATCCAAGAAGCCTTAGAAAAATATACCAAAACACCTGATACTCTACCACTTTTTAACCCCACGCTTGAAAATATCCGCGATGAGCTAAATGCTGGGTTTCACTTTGGGTTTTTACAAGAAAATCTTTTAACTCAACCACTGCATAAAAAAGCTTTATGGCACTTTGAGCGAGAGCAAAAAGCACTTTGCGTGAAGCAATCTGCAATTATTGTAACCTATAAAGAGCAATACATTCATCACTTTAAACAGCTTAAATCCTTACTCCAAATACTTAAAAATATATAA